A part of Asterias rubens chromosome 14, eAstRub1.3, whole genome shotgun sequence genomic DNA contains:
- the LOC117299511 gene encoding ficolin-3-like produces the protein MKLFMVVVMIISMVESCISECTNGSAFNMVRDRALLNHVFSWKTEPSPVNCVRQCFKDPQCVSVNYHIIKRLCVLNDGSRARNPDDFVDLQGSVYYDDNVNNNLFPTQSTASYNSCFMMYQAGYRESGIYTIYQTSPSGGLQVYCDMETDGGGWIVFQRRQDGSVDFYRNWTEYQSGFGDLHNEFWLGNDILRDLTGSGQWQLRVDMEDWQSNRAWASYGEFGVIGDKYTLEVGLYDAQSTAVDSLTAWHNGR, from the coding sequence ATGAAACTGTTCATGGTTGTTGTCATGATTATTTCCATGGTGGAAAGTTGCATCAGTGAGTGCACAAACGGTTCAGCCTTTAACATGGTCCGCGATCGTGCGTTGCTGAACCATGTGTTTAGTTGGAAAACTGAACCATCTCCAGTCAACTGTGTGCGACAATGCTTCAAAGATCCACAATGTGTATCAGTCAACTATCACATCATAAAACGTTTATGTGTGTTGAACGATGGCAGCAGGGCACGCAACCCAGATGACTTCGTTGACCTGCAAGGAAGTGTGTACTATGATGACAATGTGAACAACAATCTGTTCCCAACACAGAGCACTGCAAGTTACAACAGTTGTTTTATGATGTATCAAGCTGGTTATCGTGAGAGTGGCATATACACAATCTATCAAACAAGTCCATCTGGTGGGTTACAGGTTTACTGCGATATGGAGACAGACGGAGGAGGCTGGATCGTGTTCCAGAGGCGACAAGACGGCTCTGTTGACTTTTACCGTAACTGGACTGAATACCAATCTGGGTTTGGTGATCTGCATAATGAGTTCTGGTTGGGGAATGATATCCTGCGTGACCTTACTGGATCGGGTCAATGGCAACTCAGAGTAGATATGGAAGATTGGCAGTCTAACAGAGCTTGGGCTTCTTATGGTGAGTTTGGTGTTATAGGTGACAAGTACACTCTCGAGGTCGGTTTATATGATGCTCAAAGTACAGCAGTCGATTCATTGACAGCATGGCACAATGGGCGCTAA